In Elaeis guineensis isolate ETL-2024a chromosome 1, EG11, whole genome shotgun sequence, a genomic segment contains:
- the LOC105038956 gene encoding uncharacterized protein: MKEIHKKVLTEKKENGDEQNNAAVAEGGTTNDNAVRETSKVNFLMLGLDLPSPPLFKDAMEKKIIPQGVGIEPAKSGCELLPSMLSSYIMKSVFSSYHGMPYRPMLPGMGHPVPYRSCIVKFPAKNLELKDYIPLPAPRENKKLQSKYNLIANIVHGGKPGEGSYRVFVQRKSEELLDLHVTETLPQMVALSVTYMQIYEQQGRLKDASSCFSC, from the exons atgaaggagatcCATAAGAAAGTTCTtacagaaaagaaagaaaacggTGACGAACAGAACAATGCAGCTGTTGCAGAGGGTGGAACAACAAATGACAATGCTGTGAGAGAAACATCTAAAGTGAATTTCTTAATGCTTGGTCTTGACTTGCCTTCTCCCCCTCTTTTTAAAGATGCAATGGAGAAAAAAATCATACCTCAG GGGGTGGGTATTGAACCAGCTAAAAGTGGGTGTGAGTTGCTGCCATCCATGCTTTCCTCATATATTATG AAATCAGTATTTTCTTCGTATCATGGAATGCCGTACCGCCCCATGCTGCCCGGTATGGGCCATCCTGTACCATACCGGTCTTGTATTG TTAAGTTTCCGGCTAAGAATCTCGAGTTGAAGGATTATATTCCATTACCGGCACCAAGGGAGAACAAGAAGCTGCAGTCAAAGTATAATCTTATTGCTAACATTGTTCATGGTGGCAAGCCAGGCGAAGGATCTTATAGAGTTTTCGTGCAGCGTAAATCAGAAGAGCTATTG GACCTTCATGTAACAGAAACTCTTCCACAAATGGTTGCTCTCTCAGTGACCTATATGCAGATTTATGAGCAGCAAGGGCGACTGAAAGATGCTAGTTCTTGCTTTAGCTGCTAG